The following nucleotide sequence is from Schistosoma mansoni strain Puerto Rico chromosome 4, complete genome.
AATCGATAAAATAAGTATCACGATTCTCAATAAATTATTAAACATATTATATGGAAGTAATCTCTCTCCCTCTTCCCCCTCTCCCCtccctttctctctctctttctctctctatatatatacgGTAACAACCAAGTGCTTTCAATCGATTTGATtgtattaaaatgaaaaattataaaaatttatttatacttaaaattaaaacaaattttgttttattatatataatatacttaTTTTCATTATGTTAAATTGTTATGACCTTAATGGTAAATAGACTTTATTAAAAAGAATTAGgttaaaataatcataaaaaattAGTTAAGGACAATATTCAACGGTGATAAATTCTATAGACTTTATTGAATTCAACCAATTGGTctataataagtagtattcGAAAACCAGTAATCTATAAAGGATTTGCAAATTAATACGGACTGTTTTTTCATTGGAGATTTATAATGTGTTTTATATTTATAGAAGATCTAAATGTTCTATGATTGATTTATTGTAGGTCATCATAGTACGCTTCTAAGGAATGGGTAGCTAAAAGGAAAGAATTAAACCATAAtttctagttttcaatgatCAATATCTAATAGAACCTTCATCTTAAATTCACTCCTTAGCTAATGATATTGTGATTGAACGGCTAATTaagtgaataaaatatattatatatatatatatatatatatgcctatCAAAGTGATTTGTGAACGTGGCAAGTAGCAAATATTGGATGACGAATGGAAATAACAGTGTTAGTATAAAGTAAAAAAAGATTGATTCAGCGAAGAATTCTATTGTcggcgaattcattttcaaatctgTACAGCCGCAAATGTGTACTTATTTTTTAAaacgatagtaataataaattgtttttgCCAAATATGGTAACAGTGAGGTAAAGAAAATAAAGACATGAAAACCTTATTTTTATTAAGGgaactaataataattttgatgttgagGGTTTGAATATTCATTATGGACGTAGAGAAATTATTGTTGCAAAGGGAAGACTCAAAGTGATAAGgtaaaatattgaaattcaGATGAACTACAATCGGGAGGATCATAGGAAGAGAAACTAATCAGTTGAGAGTAAAAGGTCTATGGAGAATATGGAAATGAAGCAGATGGCTGTGAAACAGAAAAGAGAGTGAAGAAGAGAGAAAAAATCACGGGAGATTAAGATGGTGGTAATATAAGAGGTTGTATCAATTACTTTTTGGCACATAATTCTGGTTTTCACAGATGTACTTCGGCAATGCTAAGTATATGGAATAAAACTTCCTTCAGTAGCTTTCTACTTACCTTGCAGATGAATTTGAACGCAGATTCCTCTTTGATTGAACTGTGTGAGCTTTTTTTTGAGCCATTTCCACCTCTATTCATCCAAGCTGGGTTATGTTATTCACTTCATTTGGATATAATGCACATCGAACACCCTATATACTTGGgaagctttgaaaatgaattcgttGGAAAGAGAACTTTTCACTGAAACAATCTTATTTTACAGTGGGTATATTCTCTTTACTTAAATAACATTAATAACGTGAAGTTGCATAGCTAATAATTTGAACAACATGGTGTATTTGAAAACAGAtcgaaattacaaaaaaatctCTTTGAATAATGTTGAAAGATACTCACTGTGCCATTCAATAAACATTAAAGGCAACTGAAATAACAGAAGTTTCTTTACGATGAACTTATTTACTTAAGCTGCACAACCAAATTTATAATTTGTATTGTACtgggttctgggttcgagttccggagtgaacatcgactctgagatgcaggtgcatccagatgacgagtcccaaacggGACGAAATtttcgtcctggattccactgctagccaccattcaccTTAGTTTATAGTCATATTTATAGTTACTTAACGTGCTAAAAATTGTAGTCTTCAATTAAATAGATGGGTGTTGAGTCATTTGAAGAAGTTATCGGCACTAAGCGAAAGTTTTAAATTCCCTATATAAAAGActgtaattaaataaataaggtaTTGTATCATAAATTTTTCAGAAAAACCAAACATTGTGAGGAAGCTATACATTGAATCGGTGGCTAACAAAAATATCAAGATAGCTTATAGATGAGTGATAACTGTCCAAGCGTCTATAAATTATCTTTATTGTGActcggttgccaactggaagATGTATTGAAGTCTGAAATGATAGTAAGAGTGTTCCCATCTCATTGTGAATGTTGAAGCTTGGATTCAGGTTTGTCCAGCTGAAGAGTTTAGACTAAGATGAAATAAGAGTCTAGGATTCAACTGTTACCCAAAATCTCTATATTTTAAAACTTGATACAAATTGTCGGTGTCGAGGCAGTCTCTCAAAGTCTATTTGCATCAATAAACACTAATTAAAATTAAGTTTACAAATCAACAATGAAAAATTTCAAACTCATTTAACAAATTGATGATCGTTTCTTGAACTCAGTAGCCCGATAAATTAAAAGTCAGACGTTCGATATAGAAAGTGCTGGGATCGAGTTTCAatgttaatatgaataaaaagatTCAGATATATCCAGAAGATCAACTTCAAATAAGATTAAGCGATCTtttttataatcagaaggggttttgtggggatttcagtattttcatagttgaaagcaagggtcaattgaagctagaccacaactgaaaacctagaagcactggacagcagtttcgtcctactgtgggactcctcggcagtgcgcatccacgacctcaccttgcgagattcgaactcaggacctaccagtctcacaccagagcacttaaccgatagaccactgagccagcatcctttagtgtttatgtctaacttcaaccagtccacagagtttgagcaaccgttcaccaatatcttcaatAAGTTcctatcggatgccggctcagtggtcaatcggttaagtgctctggcgcgagactggtaggtccttggttcgaatctcactaggtgaggtcgtggatgcgcactgctgaggagtcccaaagcaggatgaaatggccgtccagtgctttcaggttttcctttgCCATCTCTTATccagaaataaataatcaaaatttgtTAACAACAAACGAAAATTCATTAAATGAattgctttttcttttttttgaaacaGTAAATTCAAACTTAATATAATCTAAAAAAAAAGGAATAGGCATTTTTAATCTGATTCATGCTCTTATGTTAAAGGAAATTCACTTTTTTTGTAGTTAAAATGTTGGAAAcgtttttgaaataaaatttattatatattcGGTAGAGATTTAAAGTATAATTTTAGTTTCTACCATATTACGTCATTTTTCGAACGGATAGTATGTGTGAATTAAAATAGTCTATTTGAAAGATTTATAAATGAACAGGGGTTAAAAAAAGAATGTAAATATGTAAATTACaattctgaatatatatatatatatatatcacagcATCAAAGAAAATCACTGTTTCAGAAAAAACACTCCGGTAATACCGAAAGATATTTGACGAAACTCCAACCGATGTTACATATTCCAGttttaaatataaaagaaatacaTTAGGATACATCACTTTTTTTGTATGTTTACCATAGTAATTTATTCTGAAAAGTGAACGTAATTTCTATAttcttaaattttttaaaattagatgATAGAAAAGATTATGTTTTACTTAATGAGTATTGAGAAATCTTTATTAAGATTGATTTGGAAGACTTAGTTAATCAACCTTTTTTTGGCATTTAAATAGTAAAACATACATTTTTGGAAAAGTTTTTATCTTTAATTATTGTCAGCTAAAAGATCACAGAGAACTAGTTAAATATTTGTTTCGAATTTCGGATCTCTTTACTGGTGCAAATCTACTACCTTATATATGTCCGAAAACTAGGATCTGAAAACCTGTTCTCGAGCAAGGTAAATATAGATTATGAAGTCAAAGTTCAGTTGTTAGTTCACttattaatcaatataattCTCTCCTAGTATCGGATGAGATCAGCTATTTTCAGTTTCGTGGGTTTGTcgacatttattattattattattatttatttgaacacataaatattggtacaaacgggcaccagatatatatgcgccacacaaaaattgtcatttcattttatttcgtgaGGGCTAtaatactgtccgggtgcccagaccgaagcaggtggttttcttaaggggtcacacctaaaagtctgatccacaaggcagtataacatcgtgaggagattcagtcctatggtagccgatgaccaacaattggttcgtacgccatttgttccttcaggatgctggagcccatgtgcacctttggtttggaatcagggttttccaactctcctagttggactttccgtgtccaccaacccggttaaagcaccggacattcgcttttcgttctctcaatttcgtaaaccacagtaatgccacgagatggcagtgagtaggacttctttggcagtggctgtatgcgcgtggccatgtgagagcatttcgagagtgagGGCGggctctcctcactctcggtcgtaccagagcatttgggggcttatcGACATTTACATTTGCTCAAAATTTGTTAGTTGACTTGGCGGTTACGGGATTCTATTATATAATCACTTAGTTCATATTTCATACTTATTTCAGTTTGGGCAACTAGAAATGTTTATTAACCTTCGAAAACGGTGCAACAACGAGTCCTCAATTAAATAGATATAATCTCTGGTAGGATTATGTTTGTGAACCGTTTGGGAGTTTAACGCCAGAAAGAGACAGCTATCCAATAATTCCCGGGTTTTTACTGGTTTTCTAACCAGAAGTCACTTGATGATATGAAACTACATTGTATTGAATCGATTGAACTTATTGAATGTCGTCAATAATTCATACTTTAACTACTGAATTGGTTAACTTCTCAAGGCGCATGTCAATACATTTTCGGGGTACTCATTCAAAGCATTTCAAGATTGAATGTAAGATTATCATAGATTTATTTGGTTTGTAGTGATTAGTATAGATCAGTAGATGATTTTCGTCTTATAAGAGCATCAGCTAGACAATACACGATTTATTTCAATGACTTTccaaacattttcattttaaaataataaaaaatcttTTATATGTTCAGTTGCAATAAATGGGAAATAGAATTTCTAATGCTTGAAATTTATTCGCGATTCCGAGGCCAAACTTTGgtaatgatatttgtgttcacgttttaatttatttgacaCTCATAAATAGCTTTCCTTTGTAATCATTGTAAAACTTATGACTTGCTGAAATGCATAATTTTTCTAATACGACCATCAAATGAACCACTTTACTTAAAACTGACACTTCGACTGACACTTTGATATGAAAAACTCCCCAACACAAGCAGTTTTATCGAAATCCTACACTGATACTGACTCTGTTACTtttaacaaacaatactagCTGTAAGTTCTCAATGAGGCATCGTCGTTAAAATTTGTCACAACTGATCTGAGGCATTTCTCCtccattaaataataaatttcgaGGTCTCatgtttaaatatattgtttctACAAACTTTATCAGTTTTCTAATTTGGTCATCTTTTAGAACTCGTGCTTAAAATGctctaataatgataatatcatCGTCCGATTATAACGTATCTAAGAATATGctataatatattatttatagttgagttcatgagtcgattaaagctagatcatcatgtaaaatctgaaagcactaaacggctgtttcgtcctagtatgaaactcctcagacGTTCGAGACAGTGGTAGCGTTTCAACAAActatatttaaaattttaataaaaaaactatTAACTACTAACTAattgatttattaaatttacaaaatcatTTTTCACAGGTATTCTTATGTTTTTAATTAcatcattaaacaataaatgaaatattttctttcTATCTACTTACAATTGAACATTAAACaatatacttattattatttgaatatatcTTAATAGTGGAAAAAAAGAGAGAACAAAAGGGAGATAATATTATAACACCGCAAAACACACAATATGCGATTAAAAGCAGATCAGAAAATGCAGTAATCATTTTACATTTCAGGAAATAACTATAATCGTAGAATAttgtaataatattttaatcagtagtattagtagtagtagttgttgttatTGCACAAAGTTTTATGATTATCTTATTATCTGATTCTTATCCATTACAAATTCcatagaaatatatttatatatataaacaaaagtaaacatagaagaaaagagaaaatcaaattaaatgaaaatgattattAAAGTATTTACCACTTATTAGAAGAAAAATATTAGAAgtagttgtaataataatatctacATTCAAAATAGCTATtaacattaaaacaataatGGTAATCATTTTGTCAAAATTTACAGATGATTGTAACTATGAAACTATACTTTCTTAAGTAATCATCAGTGAACTATTGTGGGTTTGTATGGTAGTCACCTAAAACTTGTAAGTCTGTGTATAGGTCATTCATTATGAAGTTAATCAAAGAGTTTTGAATTACTGAATAACGTTGTTTTCATTGTCAATAATTGATTGATGGATTGATTATGTTAAACTTAATAAACAGACTGAATTGAATTACACACTTATACATAATTCATTCTCTTAGCAATTGGCTTTTTATGTTTGTTATTATccgtgttattattattattattatcgtttttGTTACAATTGTCATTGtcgttgttattattttttagtGTAGAAGTTGTCAATGATGTTGATTTACGTGGTACAGTATTCATATCACAATTCatatgaattttatttgttgatttcattgttttaacTTCCCAACTAGAATCTTCCagttcatcatcaccatcctCAGCACTAGACATAGTATTATCATCATTTTGTATTACATCAGAAACATTCAACACTGTACAACATGGTATATCTGATGAAATCTGTATAGAATTAGGCAATATTTCCTCTGAAACAATAGACATACGAGAATAAATATAATGGTGATCAGGATGATTTTGAATTGTTTCGGTAGTTTCTATACCTGATGTAGAACAAATTGGTTGAGATGACttgatagtattattattattattaccactatTATCAAACACATGACTTGCAGCTGATAACTGATCATCGAACTCTTCACCATCTACCCATATTTGAGGTGTTGGAATCAATGATAATTGAGAAGGTAGAAGTGAATTGAGAAACTGATCCGTCGCTAATGGATACATCAAACTTGGTCGATGTTCAATATCTAATTTGTCATTACTCAACTTCTTTTTACATGACATTAAATTATTACTGgacatattattttgatttttataactATTCTTCCCTTCATTTAGTTCATGTATAGTTGCTTTACGAGTGAATACATTAGGAAGTTTTTGATTTTCTGTTAATAATTGCATAGAATCAGTTGTTGGAGTTTTAGGCACACCAATTGGtttacaattatttttattaattaaaccTGTTGGTAATAAACGTTTTATAGATCGTGTACAAATTTCCATCATATTTACTAAACTACTTttcatattatcatttttacttaTTTTACTACCACGTATTATTCGTCGATTGATATTACGTGGTTTTCTACCTGGCAATGGTAAACCACCTTTTTCTGCAGCTACACCTAAACCTGATTTAGTTCCACCGACACCACCTGTAGCTTCCATATCTTTACGTAATGTTTTCAAGTATTTATCTTCCATTAAttgatttttcatatatttgtaATAGGTATTAAAATTATTCCCAACTATTGGTATTGCTAATCCAGTGACAATACAACCAGAAATAGCTGTCAATGAACCGACAAAATAACCAGCTCCACCTTTTGGATGCATATCTCCATAACCAACAGCTGTCAAAGTGATAATTGACCACCAAAATGATTGTGGTATATCAGGAAATGTATCATTTACACGATATTCAGCTATATACATCAtagaagaaaataaaaacataCCATTCATTAATAGAAAACCTAATAGAACTAATTCTGGTATACTTTTTTTCACTGTCAATATAAGTACTCTTAATCCACGGGATATtttagatattttaaaaatacgTAATATACGTAATGCTTGTGTCATtgataaaatattcaataacCATAAATATCCACttaattcaatttttaattcaatattatttgtcaTTGTTGTtttaggataataataataataataaaataatgacatATATACCCAATAACTACTTAATATCACCATATCAAATACTGATACAATAGATGAAAGAAATTTTGGTTTATCTGGTGCAAGTAAAACTTTGAGCAGAAATTCAATAGTGAATAAACAATTCAATGAAATATCAAATGTAACTAATCCTTCAGATGGTTCAGTTGAACAATCTTTTTGTATTTTAGGATTTGGATGCCATAATGAATCATAACAAATAGATATTGGATTATTAAATGTTGTATTAAATTGTGTATTTTTAGTTGTCATTGTATTCAATGTATTAGTTGTGGTAGATAGTAAAGTTTGATATGATGCTTTTTGATCAGTatgaaattgtttattcattaagttattctcttcattattattattataaatattattattattatttgaattcgGTTCAACTGACTGTAAGCCATTATATGATAACATAATAGTGGATTTTGTCCGGAAGACGTCATGTGTTGATAAGCAATAGCACATTACAGATGCAATCATTAATACAAGTAGAACAGATGCCCAAATCTGTTAACAGAATAAAGTTAAATAGACAGacaaaaagaaattaattatGGAATAAAATGAAGAAATCACAAAAAATATGATACACATATCCAGTCAAGTGGATAAACTGAATAATTTGAAATTGTG
It contains:
- a CDS encoding putative voltage-gated potassium channel produces the protein MCNIKDKTRKAYKHCSTEPSEGLVTFDISLNCLFTIEFLLKVLLAPDKPKFLSSIVSVFDMVILSSYWVYMSLFYYYYYYPKTTMTNNIELKIELSGYLWLLNILSMTQALRILRIFKISKISRGLRVLILTVKKSIPELVLLGFLLMNGMFLFSSMMYIAEYRVNDTFPDIPQSFWWSIITLTAVGYGDMHPKGGAGYFVGSLTAISGCIVTGLAIPIVGNNFNTYYKYMKNQLMEDKYLKTLRKDMEATGGVGGTKSGLGVAAEKGGLPLPGRKPRNINRRIIRGSKISKNDNMKSSLVNMMEICTRSIKRLLPTGLINKNNCKPIGVPKTPTTDSMQLLTENQKLPNVFTRKATIHELNEGKNSYKNQNNMSSNNLMSCKKKLSNDKLDIEHRPSLMYPLATDQFLNSLLPSQLSLIPTPQIWVDGEEFDDQLSAASHVFDNSGNNNNNTIKSSQPICSTSGIETTETIQNHPDHHYIYSRMSIVSEEILPNSIQISSDIPCCTVLNVSDVIQNDDNTMSSAEDGDDELEDSSWEKQKPVTLEFMFLIEDR